The following are encoded together in the Daucus carota subsp. sativus chromosome 5, DH1 v3.0, whole genome shotgun sequence genome:
- the LOC108220687 gene encoding delta(7)-sterol-C5(6)-desaturase isoform X1 — translation MAGAFEEETNLYNRIVLGSLLPEGAWEPLPHWLQGWLRNYIGGTLVYFISSFLWCFYIYYLKRNRYIPKDAIPTNKAMLLQIAVAMKAMPFYVVLPAISEYMVEQGWTKCFASIDDVGWPTYFRNLALYLTIVEFGIYWMHRELHDIKPLYKYLHATHHIYNKQNTLSPFAGLAFHPLDGIMQALPHVMALFLVRMHFRTHIALLFIEGIWTANIHDCIHGKLWPVMGAGYHTIHHTTYRHNYGHYTIWMDWMFGTLRDPEEDEAKKM, via the exons ATGGCGGGAGCATTCGAGGAAGAGACAAATTTATACAACCGGATAGTTCTAGGAAGTTTGTTGCCGGAGGGAGCGTGGGAGCCGCTGCCGCACTGGCTACAAGGCTGGCTCCGGAACTACATTGGAGGAACCCTGGTTTATTTCATCTCATCGTTCCTTTGGTGTTTCTACATTTATTATCTCAAGCGTAACCGTTACATTCCTAAAG ATGCTATCCCAACAAACAAGGCCATGCTCCTGCAGATTGCTGTTGCCATGAAAGCCATGCCATTTTACGTGGTTCTTCCAGCAATATCAGAGTACATGGTGGAGCAAGGATGGACCAAATGCTTTGCCAGTATCGACGATGTCGGATGGCCTACATATTTCAGAAATTTAGCTCTGTATCTTACCATTGTTGAATTCGGAATTTACTGGATGCATAGAGAGTTGCACGACATCAAACCTCTTTACAAGTATCTTCATGCCACTCATCACATCTACAACAAGCAGAATACGCTCTCTCCTTTTGCTG GTTTGGCGTTCCACCCTCTAGACGGAATAATGCAGGCATTGCCGCATGTCATGGCGCTTTTCCTTGTCCGAATGCATTTCAGAACACACATAGCCCTTTTGTTCATCGAAGGCATTTGGACTGCAAATATTCATGACTGCATCCATGGTAAACTGTGGCCTGTTATGGGCGCTGGTTATCACACTATACATCATACTACTTACCGTCATAACTATGGCCACTACACTATATGGATGGACTGGATGTTTGGCACGCTTCGTGATCCCGAAGAAGATGAAGCCAAGAAAATGTGA
- the LOC108220687 gene encoding delta(7)-sterol-C5(6)-desaturase isoform X2, with translation MAGAFEEETNLYNRIVLGSLLPEGAWEPLPHWLQGWLRNYIGGTLVYFISSFLWCFYIYYLKRNRYIPKDAIPTNKAMLLQIAVAMKAMPFYVVLPAISEYMVEQGWTKCFASIDDVGWPTYFRNLALYLTIVEFGIYWMHRELHDIKPLYKYLHATHHIYNKQNTLSPFAGSGSRNIFLGGNQANFRKTPICFQIFREHFYNFLKFKMVGARVPPCLLLDPPLMTEHLS, from the exons ATGGCGGGAGCATTCGAGGAAGAGACAAATTTATACAACCGGATAGTTCTAGGAAGTTTGTTGCCGGAGGGAGCGTGGGAGCCGCTGCCGCACTGGCTACAAGGCTGGCTCCGGAACTACATTGGAGGAACCCTGGTTTATTTCATCTCATCGTTCCTTTGGTGTTTCTACATTTATTATCTCAAGCGTAACCGTTACATTCCTAAAG ATGCTATCCCAACAAACAAGGCCATGCTCCTGCAGATTGCTGTTGCCATGAAAGCCATGCCATTTTACGTGGTTCTTCCAGCAATATCAGAGTACATGGTGGAGCAAGGATGGACCAAATGCTTTGCCAGTATCGACGATGTCGGATGGCCTACATATTTCAGAAATTTAGCTCTGTATCTTACCATTGTTGAATTCGGAATTTACTGGATGCATAGAGAGTTGCACGACATCAAACCTCTTTACAAGTATCTTCATGCCACTCATCACATCTACAACAAGCAGAATACGCTCTCTCCTTTTGCTG GGAGCGGATCTAGGAATATTTTCTTAGGGGGGAATCAAGCAAATTTTCGAAAGACACCTATATGTTTTCAGATTTTCAGGgagcacttctataattttctaaaatttaaaatggtgGGGGCACGTGTCCCCCCATGCCTCTTACTAGATCCGCCCCTCATGACGGAGCATTTGAGCTAA
- the LOC108221344 gene encoding glycosyltransferase BC10, whose translation MGEIKSLATPRVFIILLVVFIGSFATLYIRSFSNFDLQNFVVHHFVTISLPEESEALVPSVSNISDTSTTEAVTFRDEAPLMHNMSDTELLSRASSVVEIRDFTNEKQVQKVAFLFLTPGPLPLSPLWEMFFQGHEGLYSIYVHPHPSFNETYPQDSVFYRRAIPSQPLDWGAMSMVAAERRLLGNALLDSSNQRFVLLSDSCIPLFNFTTTFDYLMASNQSFLESYDEDTERGRGRYNKLMWPAITIQDWRKGSQWFELHRDLALKIISDTKYYDIFEQFCLPPCYSDEHYMPTLVNIFYSKMSSNRTVTYVDWSRLGEAHPGLFGAKQITREFLNEIRFGTKNVNVTSTICNLFARKFSLDALEPLLLMAPLMYGFEI comes from the exons ATGGGTGAGAttaaatctcttgcaactcccAGAGTCTTCATCATTTTGCTTGTCGTTTTTATAGGTTCTTTTGCTACACTTTATATCAGAAGCTTCTCTAATTTCGACCTGCAGAACTTTGTAGTGCACCATTTTGTCACAATTTCACTGCCAGAAGAATCAGAAGCACTAGTGCCTTCCGTAAGCAATATCTCGGATACTAGTACTACTGAAGCTGTTACATTTAGAGATGAAGCGCCTCTCATGCACAACATGAGTGACACAGAGTTGCTTTCGCGGGCATCTTCAGTTGTGGAAATTCGAGATTTTACTAATGAGAAGCAAGTGCAGAAGGTGGCTTTTCTGTTCTTGACACCAGGGCCATTGCCCCTCTCACCTTTGTGGGAAATGTTCTTTCAAGGACATGAAGGTCTTTACTCCATTTACGTGCACCCTCATCCTTCTTTTAACGAGACGTATCCTCAGGATTCTGTATTCTACCGCAGAGCAATTCCCAGTCAG CCGCTAGATTGGGGTGCAATGTCAATGGTAGCTGCTGAGAGACGACTCTTAGGAAACGCCCTCCTCGACTCGTCTAACCAAAGATTTGTGCTCCTCTCTGATTCATGCATTCCTCTGTTCAACTTCACCACAACTTTCGACTACCTCATGGCATCAAACCAGAGCTTTCTTGAATCATATGATGAAGATACAGAACGCGGGCGTGGAAGGTATAACAAGCTGATGTGGCCAGCCATCACCATCCAAGATTGGCGAAAGGGGTCTCAATGGTTCGAATTGCACCGTGATCTCGCTCTTAAAATTATATCAGATACAAAATATTACGACATTTTTGAACAATTTTGTCTGCCGCCCTGTTACAGTGACGAGCACTATATGCCGACCTTAGTGAATATATTTTACTCGAAGATGAGCTCGAACAGGACAGTGACATATGTGGATTGGTCCCGACTCGGTGAAGCTCATCCGGGGCTATTCGGGGCAAAACAGATTACTAGGGAGTTTTTGAATGAGATTAGATTTGGAACAAAAAATGTGAATGTTACTAGTACAATATGTAATCTTTTTGCTAGAAAGTTTTCGCTAGATGCATTAGAGCCCTTGTTACTGATGGCTCCTCTCATGTATGGTTTCGAAATTTGA